A region of Leptospiraceae bacterium DNA encodes the following proteins:
- the rpsO gene encoding 30S ribosomal protein S15, with amino-acid sequence MITTEQKKAIIEANKQNDQDTGSPEVQISLLTARIDDLNNHFSTHRKDFHSRRGLIGLVNQRKKLLDYLKKKDITRYRELIQKLGLRK; translated from the coding sequence ATGATAACAACAGAACAAAAAAAAGCGATAATCGAAGCTAATAAGCAAAATGATCAGGATACTGGTTCTCCTGAAGTTCAAATATCTCTTCTAACAGCCAGAATTGATGATCTGAATAACCATTTTTCTACTCATAGAAAGGACTTTCATTCCAGAAGAGGTTTGATTGGTCTGGTAAATCAGAGAAAGAAACTTTTGGATTATCTCAAGAAGAAGGACATTACCAGATATAGAGAGCTGATTCAAAAATTAGGACTTAGAAAATAA